The Aedes albopictus strain Foshan chromosome 2, AalbF5, whole genome shotgun sequence region cgaggcttgccgggttggataaatacgaagaatactgaaaaatgtagttttgcaacgagctgcaaaatgagttatataaaagaagctaacacgttgaaggcttacttacccagctcatgttcgatttgttgaccactcgttgacggttctggttctggaacatcatgatgttgctgcccactaaatgatggttgcatagtttcgtcgtttccatccgatcggcgttttttcgtattcgggcttctgttgtgacttatcaatccacgacatgactcacaaatactcatcgattcgtcgatttcatgtgtatatcccatggaatgaattttatctatcaatcttaatgacatgccccgtagattatgacggttgcactttggattgtttatttttgcactgcacttgaatttgttgaattttgatttatacgattgatccattacttttcagaactgcctttaataaccaaagagaagtaactcgttgaatgataccgattcattttcttgttttgttcatatttgctttaggtacaactcttgatttgttttttttattcgattaggtagttcgaatctaataaacagccttacctaatattaggcaagaacatggggtagaaacgtttgggtagaaattacagcagcacgtatgaaatgcgtgttctaattgtatattgtttcgtacttctagagtgctgctgcgtgaatatgggtgcattgcattgtcgcatatgacacaataagtttcattgcattttgagattactagataaccttcactggtttagtttgtttttaaaaaaagacactgaaaaaataataatttggacatgaaaaagtttttgttagaaaaactttttttccttaaaagtgcctatcttgtgatgtatggacggttggtagggaacataattacctgtcttgagacaaaatttcatcaaaatcaaaaatggtgttttttttaaatcaactttgaatttttagaaatgattttttttcagtgtagggctcattttggatttttttcagtatttttttcttaaaatttgacttattttgtgataatcacccatacaacacttttttgtaggagtagtcattttttaattaaaaacattttaaaaaaatccataaaaaaagtttagcccttttcaaaaatcagtccagataaattttgaagaaactaagtatgcaaagtggcttatctagtcttggtgtacatacccagaaagtttcattgtaatctgagagggtgctgccaactccgaatacgatttggcgcgaaatccgtcacaCATCTTCTTGTGTAGAAACGACTTCACCGTATGGGGCTAGGTGTTTGACAATCATTTCGGTGGAGAAGTAGGACGGCAAATCTGCTATGCTAACCTCATCAACTGAGTTGTCGTAGGGAATGATTGAGTCAGCAATCAGCATACTGCTTGTTGTTGAGTTCCACAGTATGCTTCAAGCTATGGTCCGCGactagggggcatccataaagtacgtcacgctcataggggggagggggggtttccgaaagtgtgacaagcaatgtattaggtatatgaaaaacccgtacgaaggggggagggggggtctcaaATTCctcaattttgcgtgacgtactaaatggatgcctgCGATTTTAGCTCGATTATGACTCGTGCTTTTGTCATGCTAGGTTGAATGCAATTAATTTTTGCCATGTCTAGTTGAATTTTCTTACTGATGAGCTCATGTACTTTGTCTAGCTTGGGGTGGATTGGGATGCCGCTGAAGTCCAGGTAAACGGAGTCCTTGCGATAATCGTCCATGTTGGAGAAACGAAGGTCCTCTACGGTTACACTTTTTGGCGTAAAGCCTGCCGGACAATGTCCGGAGGACACTATTAAACTTGTTTGTTTTCACTCAGCGATTGTCACAAGAACGCCTGTTCGATACAAAATCAAGATGTCAACTGATTGATTGGGGAAAAATTAAAAtatcacagcaaaaaaatatgaaagttaagcagcacgtaaattgaagattaactgaaatttgcggcagaaaagtgtaaatcaccaacattgtACGTCAACCGAGCAgaccgctgctggtcagacgctttgtttacagattttgaagcatattcgctttaaatttacatgcatctgctataaatcatgccagccactctccgtcatcagctaaaccagggctgcccaacgtacggcccgcgggccggatccggcccgcgaggacattttgtgcggcccgcggcacgattggacgaaaatgatagaatttagcccgagatattattattctgaatattttcctttttcaatggaaatgtattttaataattaaaaaaaaaatgactttttagagtatattttgtaaaatttttaaaagatttaaaaatatgcaagcatttggtttgagtgtcctacagaattgaagtaaaagattcttaacaataaaaaatgtgtaatgtgaaaattcgcttgataagattgtaaaacaaaatagaaagattacgtcataaacttaatttaggaaaaacatgaaaaattgaatcacaatttttgaagctttcagatatttttatgctattcaatagctctgtctggttactacattgaaacatgttattgaaacttcctaaatactttgtcaagctccaatattctgcaagaaatcaaaaaaccattcaaatttcattagaaacattaaactgcaaaaaagttcttttctattatctagccatgctcagaaaagataaaaaaaatgtattattaacaaatttttattactggcccgtcgactggtatgcagtttcaccagtggcccgcggccgaaaaaggttgggcaggcctgagctaaacgaacggctgctcgcagctgtggcggtttccccgttgtctctctcagtactctctgcagcagccggagcatgtcgggaatgcgtgcattatggtagaagcagtttaataTTGACTGTCTGctcttcaacaagctgagatagccgagagagctcgggcgtgctactcacaccccaaggatctgagttcaattctcgctcggagttcaatttttctttatattttctaacagatatctgcaatgtaattttaagatcgcacaaaaattttgttacattcgatccgtcataattttacaggttttttttctaaCTGTGATGTTATttatagcgattcaatacaaaagaatCAATTACATCTAAAAGATGACCAAAACATTCAATTTTAAATACTTTTGACACTAATTCCATTTTGAAATGTTcaaaaacagtcctaaatatcagctaaaaatctaAAAGTTTCGATTgcacaggaaagaaaaaaaataatgctcATCAAACTAcaacccgtctaaaggcggggttgggtaatAGAGGGTAAAGattgtttttccaaggattcctgcagaaattactctgaaaattcctacacggattcttaaaaaaaatctgccaagaatccattggatttttttagagattccattacaaattcctcctgggacttcttcagaaatgcctctagatatTTATTCTGAACTTTTTCTAGGGCATCCTGAAAAATCCCTcatagattcttaaaaaaattctaaaatttcttgaaaaattctctcaagaattccatcatggattct contains the following coding sequences:
- the LOC134287470 gene encoding uncharacterized protein LOC134287470, with product MDQSYKSKFNKFKCSAKINNPKCNRHNLRGMSLRLIDKIHSMGYTHEIDESMSICESCRGLISHNRSPNTKKRRSDGNDETMQPSFSGQQHHDVPEPEPSTSGQQIEHELDMVPSISSLESIPSTDQLQGPHNIEKFNTIAETLSLSPISSRNMRSMEYRINKSLQITKAVRKNIF